One Actinomycetota bacterium genomic region harbors:
- a CDS encoding arsenate reductase ArsC: MEPPVVLFVCIHNAGRSQIAETLFNAYAGGAATAISAGLEPVAALNIAVVATMRDAGYDIAEQKPKLLTEEMIDAADRIITMGCMDDPACPAVLAEEDWGIDDPAGAPMPKVRAIRDEIARKVRTLLREMGIGSVG, translated from the coding sequence ATGGAGCCTCCGGTCGTCCTGTTCGTCTGTATCCACAACGCCGGCCGAAGCCAGATCGCGGAGACGCTCTTCAACGCGTACGCGGGCGGAGCCGCGACCGCGATCAGCGCCGGGCTCGAGCCGGTCGCGGCGCTCAACATCGCGGTAGTCGCGACGATGCGAGACGCCGGCTACGACATCGCCGAGCAGAAGCCGAAACTGCTGACCGAGGAGATGATCGACGCCGCGGACCGCATCATCACGATGGGCTGCATGGACGATCCCGCCTGTCCGGCCGTGCTCGCGGAGGAGGACTGGGGGATCGACGATCCCGCCGGCGCTCCGATGCCGAAGGTGCGGGCGATCCGCGACGAGATCGCACGCAAGGTCCGCACGCTCCTGCGCGAGATGGGGATCGGATCGGTCGGGTAG
- a CDS encoding TIGR03560 family F420-dependent LLM class oxidoreductase has translation MKVGIALPHYDFSYPDGRVADLEATISFAQRAEELGYDSVWMSDHFFLDLSRYGGPSRRYASLEAMTTLAALAVETQRVRLGTLVLCEAFRHPPLLAKMAATLDIVSGGRLDLGVGAGWYEDEYRAFGYDFAPVAERMERLRETVVILAGMLSQERFSFEGRYYRVEDAPNDPPPVQRPRPPVWVGGKGGPKLMRIVAEAADGWNTVWRWTPDAYAERIVELERACARAGRDPATVRRSLGLYTVVGADHDDLAKRWTRTADRAPIDASGLAMEDFARDTLVGTTEDCIARIKEFEALGVEHLVCSFGLVPFSVSDEEQVELFAREVLPAVR, from the coding sequence ATGAAGGTAGGCATCGCACTCCCGCACTACGACTTCTCGTATCCGGACGGCCGCGTCGCCGACCTCGAAGCCACGATCTCATTCGCGCAGCGGGCCGAGGAGCTCGGGTACGACTCGGTGTGGATGTCCGATCACTTCTTCCTCGACCTGTCACGGTACGGCGGTCCTTCGAGGCGCTATGCCTCGCTCGAAGCGATGACGACGCTGGCGGCGCTCGCCGTGGAGACCCAGCGGGTGCGGCTCGGCACGCTCGTGCTGTGTGAGGCGTTCCGCCATCCGCCGCTGCTCGCGAAGATGGCGGCGACGCTCGACATCGTTTCCGGCGGCCGTTTGGATCTCGGCGTCGGCGCGGGGTGGTACGAGGACGAGTATCGCGCGTTCGGATACGACTTCGCCCCGGTGGCCGAGCGGATGGAGCGCCTCCGCGAGACGGTCGTGATCCTCGCCGGCATGCTGTCGCAGGAGCGATTCTCGTTCGAGGGACGCTACTACCGTGTCGAAGACGCGCCGAACGATCCGCCGCCGGTGCAGCGGCCGCGCCCGCCCGTCTGGGTCGGCGGCAAAGGCGGCCCGAAGCTCATGCGGATCGTGGCGGAAGCGGCCGACGGGTGGAACACGGTATGGCGCTGGACGCCGGATGCGTACGCGGAGCGCATCGTCGAGCTCGAGCGCGCTTGCGCTCGCGCCGGGCGCGATCCCGCAACCGTCCGCCGCTCGCTCGGCCTCTATACGGTCGTGGGAGCAGACCACGACGACCTCGCGAAGCGTTGGACCCGTACCGCCGACCGCGCGCCGATCGACGCCTCCGGGCTCGCGATGGAAGATTTCGCACGCGACACGCTCGTCGGAACGACCGAGGATTGCATCGCCCGGATCAAGGAGTTCGAGGCGCTCGGTGTAGAGCACCTCGTCTGCTCGTTCGGGCTCGTACCGTTCTCGGTGTCGGACGAGGAGCAGGTGGAGCTCTTCGCGCGCGAGGTTCTGCCGGCGGTGCGTTGA
- a CDS encoding glycogen debranching N-terminal domain-containing protein, protein MAVRAKKKAPARPLDIRDVQTIKHDRVFLLCDRHGDIPDKNMAALGLYFRDTRFLSRYELEIDGMRPIYLHSEVDRNYSMLVEATLPVTSVDPTGVETKKNVSVSRHRWLEHGFHETIRIQNFGSNRRRVRISLTFGADFLDLFVVRGFRRKESGKMLDPEISEDGVTFGYDGLDGIHRELEIRFEPHPKRISSRGATFELRVDPQSSSSIEVSILPRAGGEEPLHRTHAELERDYSDWRKHCTRFRASNPQLQQYMDRAVLDLRMMQTDLEGKPAIDAGVPWFSTLFGRDSLITAYQALGVNPDLAKGTLETLAEYQGSKVDEWREEEPGKILHELRVGELAGTGEIPHTPYYGTIDATPLWLLIYGRVWMWTADRAFAEKLWPNALRALDWIDRYGDMDGDGYVEYRKKSGGGLDNQGWKDSHDGIVHADGSIPVSPIALVEVQGYVFDAWVQVARVASALGHTDVAKDLERKAAELKRRFNEDFWMPDEGYYAVALDGNKEQVKSITSNPGHCLWSRIIDRARATRVVRRLLAPDMSSGWGIRTLSRRSPAYDPIGYHTGTVWPHDNSLIAHGMKLMGFDDAANKVIDQLALSGAFFPAGRFPELFCGFAREDVPVPVEYPVACRPQAWATGASLLMVRSYGGISADAPSGTLYIARPTLPHWLQRQDLIGMRVGDARVDLAFNSHEGVTGCQVLRKDGELDVLIRY, encoded by the coding sequence ATGGCGGTCCGTGCGAAGAAGAAAGCCCCGGCCAGGCCGCTCGACATCCGGGACGTGCAGACGATCAAGCACGACCGCGTTTTCCTGCTGTGCGACCGCCACGGCGACATCCCCGACAAGAACATGGCGGCGCTCGGGCTCTACTTCCGGGACACGCGCTTCCTGTCCCGTTACGAGCTCGAGATCGACGGGATGCGCCCCATCTACCTGCACTCCGAGGTCGACCGGAACTACTCGATGCTGGTCGAGGCGACGCTGCCGGTGACGTCGGTGGATCCCACGGGGGTCGAGACCAAGAAGAACGTCTCGGTCTCACGCCATCGCTGGCTCGAGCACGGCTTCCACGAGACCATCCGCATCCAGAACTTCGGGTCCAACCGGCGACGCGTGCGCATCTCACTCACGTTCGGCGCCGACTTCCTCGACCTGTTCGTCGTGCGCGGTTTCCGGCGCAAGGAGTCCGGCAAGATGTTGGATCCCGAGATCTCTGAGGACGGCGTGACGTTCGGCTACGACGGGCTCGACGGCATCCATCGGGAGCTCGAGATCAGATTCGAGCCGCATCCCAAACGCATCAGCTCCCGCGGCGCCACGTTCGAGCTGCGAGTGGACCCACAGTCCTCGAGCTCGATCGAGGTGAGCATCCTGCCTCGGGCCGGCGGCGAGGAGCCGCTCCACCGCACGCACGCCGAGCTCGAGCGCGACTACTCGGACTGGCGCAAGCACTGCACCCGCTTCCGCGCCTCCAACCCGCAGCTCCAGCAGTACATGGACCGCGCGGTGCTGGATCTGCGGATGATGCAGACGGACCTGGAAGGCAAACCCGCGATCGACGCCGGCGTTCCGTGGTTCTCGACGCTGTTCGGCCGCGACTCGCTCATCACCGCCTATCAGGCGCTCGGCGTGAATCCTGATCTGGCGAAGGGGACGCTGGAGACGCTCGCCGAGTACCAAGGCTCGAAGGTGGACGAGTGGCGTGAGGAGGAGCCCGGAAAGATCCTGCACGAGCTCCGCGTCGGCGAGCTCGCCGGTACCGGGGAGATCCCGCACACGCCCTACTACGGCACGATCGATGCGACGCCGCTGTGGCTCCTCATCTACGGGCGCGTCTGGATGTGGACCGCCGACCGCGCGTTTGCCGAGAAGCTGTGGCCGAACGCGCTGCGGGCGCTCGATTGGATCGACCGCTACGGCGACATGGACGGCGACGGGTACGTGGAGTATCGGAAGAAGTCGGGCGGCGGTCTCGACAACCAAGGATGGAAGGACTCGCACGACGGGATCGTCCACGCCGACGGATCGATCCCCGTGTCGCCGATCGCCCTCGTCGAGGTGCAGGGCTACGTCTTCGACGCCTGGGTGCAGGTGGCGCGCGTCGCTTCGGCCCTCGGCCACACCGACGTGGCGAAGGATCTCGAGCGCAAGGCGGCCGAGCTGAAGCGACGGTTCAACGAGGACTTCTGGATGCCCGACGAGGGCTACTACGCCGTCGCGCTCGACGGCAACAAGGAGCAGGTCAAGTCGATCACCTCGAACCCGGGGCATTGCCTCTGGTCGCGGATCATCGACCGGGCGCGCGCCACGCGCGTCGTCCGCCGGCTGCTGGCGCCGGACATGTCGAGCGGGTGGGGGATCCGCACCCTGTCCCGGCGCAGCCCGGCCTACGACCCGATCGGATACCACACGGGAACCGTCTGGCCGCACGACAACTCGCTGATCGCGCACGGGATGAAATTGATGGGCTTCGACGACGCGGCCAACAAGGTGATCGACCAGCTGGCGCTGTCCGGCGCCTTCTTCCCCGCCGGCCGCTTCCCGGAGCTGTTCTGCGGCTTCGCTCGCGAGGATGTGCCGGTGCCGGTCGAGTACCCGGTCGCGTGCCGTCCCCAGGCGTGGGCGACCGGCGCATCGCTCCTCATGGTCCGTTCGTACGGGGGCATATCGGCGGACGCGCCCAGCGGAACGCTCTACATCGCCCGGCCGACGCTCCCGCACTGGCTCCAGCGGCAGGATCTGATCGGCATGCGCGTCGGGGATGCACGTGTCGACCTCGCCTTCAACTCGCACGAGGGCGTCACCGGCTGCCAGGTCTTGCGCAAGGACGGCGAGCTCGACGTTTTGATCCGTTACTAA
- a CDS encoding ABC transporter permease — translation MRDLQLALRQVRYENVAFWRNPAAAFFTFAFPLIFLVIFNLIFGSDTTDRFGEVVSLSNFYIPAVAAFSVITACYTNIAIGVTFARDEGQLKRIRGTPLPGWAYLFGRIAHAMLIALILVVIVVLFGRVLYDVDIPGKTMPAFVASVAAGAAVFAALGLAVTAIIPNPDASPAVTNATILPLLFVSDVFIPLGPDTPKWLGTFADIFPIKHFSHALITAYNPSGTTTGSGFVASDLIVMAFWGVFGVAAAARFFSWEPRT, via the coding sequence GTGAGGGATCTCCAGTTAGCCCTGCGTCAGGTCCGGTATGAGAACGTCGCCTTCTGGCGGAACCCCGCGGCCGCCTTCTTCACGTTCGCGTTCCCGCTGATCTTCTTGGTGATCTTCAACCTGATCTTCGGGAGCGACACAACCGACCGATTCGGCGAGGTCGTGAGCCTCTCTAACTTCTACATCCCCGCGGTGGCCGCGTTCTCGGTCATCACGGCGTGCTACACGAACATCGCCATCGGAGTAACGTTCGCGCGCGACGAAGGACAGCTGAAACGGATCCGCGGAACGCCTTTGCCGGGGTGGGCCTACCTCTTCGGCCGAATCGCGCACGCCATGCTCATCGCTCTCATCTTGGTCGTGATCGTCGTTCTGTTCGGCCGGGTGCTCTACGACGTCGACATCCCGGGAAAGACGATGCCCGCGTTCGTGGCCTCGGTCGCCGCAGGCGCGGCCGTGTTCGCCGCCCTCGGCCTTGCGGTCACGGCGATCATCCCGAATCCGGACGCTTCTCCTGCGGTGACCAATGCGACGATCCTGCCGCTGTTGTTCGTATCCGACGTGTTCATTCCGCTCGGCCCCGACACCCCCAAATGGCTGGGGACTTTCGCCGACATCTTCCCGATCAAACACTTCTCTCACGCCCTGATCACCGCGTACAACCCGAGCGGAACCACGACCGGCTCGGGCTTCGTGGCTTCGGACCTGATCGTCATGGCCTTTTGGGGAGTCTTCGGCGTCGCCGCCGCCGCCCGGTTCTTCTCCTGGGAGCCGCGGACCTAA
- a CDS encoding winged helix-turn-helix transcriptional regulator yields the protein MKLKSFAGMNCTIAQSLEVVGERWTLLVLRETFLGTRRFEDFRERLGIARNILTDRLDRLVDESILERRLYQERPQRFEYRLTPKGIDLYEVILALKKWGDRWAVGEEGLPLLLRHKTCGEVFDVSPTCPHCGEEIDPRSVRYELGPGAGPDEVRRYEQRMAERAAREAVRA from the coding sequence ACGATCGCCCAGTCGCTCGAGGTCGTGGGGGAGCGCTGGACGCTCCTGGTGCTCCGGGAGACCTTCCTCGGGACCCGGCGGTTCGAGGACTTCCGGGAACGCCTCGGGATCGCGCGCAACATCCTGACCGACCGTCTCGACCGTCTGGTGGACGAGAGCATCCTCGAGCGCCGGCTCTATCAGGAGCGGCCGCAGCGGTTCGAGTACCGGCTCACCCCGAAGGGGATCGATCTCTACGAGGTGATCCTCGCGCTCAAGAAGTGGGGCGATCGATGGGCGGTGGGGGAGGAAGGACTTCCCCTTCTCCTCCGCCACAAGACCTGCGGCGAAGTGTTCGACGTCTCACCGACGTGCCCGCATTGCGGCGAGGAGATCGACCCGCGCAGCGTGCGCTACGAGCTCGGGCCGGGCGCCGGTCCGGACGAGGTCCGCCGGTACGAGCAGCGCATGGCGGAACGTGCCGCGCGCGAAGCCGTCAGGGCCTAG
- a CDS encoding ABC transporter ATP-binding protein yields MPAISVRGLRKSYGTLEAVRGVDLEVGEGEVFALLGPNGAGKTTTVEILEGHRKRDAGEVSVLGQDPANAGRVYKERIGIVLQSTSINPYLTVGEIVEQFRGFYPNPRPLGEILSLVGLTEKRDERVRRLSGGQQRRLDVAIGLAGNPDLLFLDEPTTGFDPAARRGAWEMVKGLRDLGKTILLTTHYMDEAQALADRVAIITAGRIVVEGPPSTLTGTGERVTLVRFRLPTEAPALPRALKAIASVSASGVELRTDDPTRTLHELTSWAIGKGMALEGLEVARPTLEDVYLELTREAPETAS; encoded by the coding sequence ATGCCGGCCATCTCGGTGCGGGGACTCCGCAAGTCATACGGGACGCTCGAAGCCGTCCGCGGCGTCGACCTCGAGGTGGGAGAGGGCGAGGTCTTCGCGCTCCTCGGCCCGAACGGCGCCGGTAAGACGACCACCGTCGAGATCCTCGAGGGCCACCGGAAGCGCGACGCCGGAGAGGTGTCGGTCCTCGGCCAGGATCCGGCCAACGCCGGCCGCGTCTACAAGGAACGGATCGGGATCGTCCTGCAGTCGACGAGCATCAATCCGTATCTGACCGTGGGCGAGATCGTCGAACAGTTCCGCGGCTTCTATCCGAACCCGCGGCCGCTCGGCGAAATCCTATCGCTGGTCGGGCTGACCGAGAAGCGCGATGAGCGGGTCAGGCGACTCTCCGGCGGGCAGCAGCGCCGCCTCGACGTCGCGATCGGACTCGCCGGCAACCCGGACCTGCTCTTCCTCGACGAGCCGACCACCGGCTTCGATCCGGCGGCCCGGCGCGGCGCGTGGGAGATGGTGAAGGGCCTCAGGGATCTCGGCAAGACCATCCTGCTCACCACGCATTACATGGACGAGGCGCAAGCGTTAGCCGATCGCGTCGCCATCATCACGGCCGGGCGGATCGTGGTCGAGGGTCCGCCGTCGACGCTCACCGGAACCGGCGAGCGCGTGACGCTCGTTCGATTCCGCCTGCCCACCGAGGCGCCGGCGCTCCCGAGAGCGCTGAAGGCCATCGCTTCCGTCAGTGCGTCCGGCGTGGAACTACGCACCGACGACCCGACGAGAACTCTGCACGAGCTGACGAGCTGGGCGATCGGCAAGGGCATGGCCCTCGAGGGGCTCGAGGTCGCGCGGCCGACTCTGGAGGACGTCTATCTCGAGCTGACGCGCGAGGCTCCGGAGACGGCGTCGTGA